Proteins encoded in a region of the Vicia villosa cultivar HV-30 ecotype Madison, WI linkage group LG5, Vvil1.0, whole genome shotgun sequence genome:
- the LOC131604936 gene encoding probable leucine-rich repeat receptor-like protein kinase At1g35710, protein MDFIYNKVEGGLSPKWGSCKKLQLLKMAGNSIKGNIPSEIFHLEQLQNLDLSSNLSTGTIPSQIGYSSNMYNLNLGGNRLSGKIPIEIGNLFNLQYLDFSMNTLLGEIPIQIGNCSNLLDLNLSNNHLNGTIPFQIGNLGSLQESLDLSYNSFSGEIPTNIGKLSKLISLNISNNNLSGSIPDEIFGMLSLSNLNLCYNHLEGNIPKDGIFEFNSCNSYDLSINQGRCGNFQGFKPCNVSLSEHNGNGNDKKKVVIPIGASLVGALLLSLVFVDIFFLCYKKKARMSRLKESSFKITNSFSVRYFNGKVVYNDIIEATNNFDNKYCIGEGAFGNVYKAELRGGQIFAMKILKSG, encoded by the coding sequence ATGGATTTCATCTATAATAAAGTGGAAGGTGGTTTATCACCAAAATGGGGATCCTGCAAAAAGTTACAATTACTCAAAATGGCTGGTAATTCAATAAAAGGCAACATTCCAAGTGAAATTTTTCATTTGGAACAATTACAAAATCTTGATCTATCTTCAAACCTATCGACTGGAACTATTCCTTCACAAATTGGATATTCTTCAAATATGTATAATTTAAATTTGGGTGGAAATAGGCTTTCGGGTAAAATACCAATTGAAATTGGAAATCTTTTTAATTTACAATATTTAGACTTTTCAATGAACACGTTGTTAGGAGAAATTCCGATTCAGATAGGAAATTGTTCTAACTTGTTGGATTTAAATTTGAGTAATAATCATTTGAATGGAACAATTCCATTCCAAATTGGAAACCTTGGTTCCTTACAAGAATCTTTGGATTTGAGTTACAATTCTTTTTCAGGGGAGATTCCTACAAATATTGGTAAGCTGTCAAAACTGATAAGCTTGAATATCTCTAACAATAATTTATCAGGTTCTATTCCTGATGAAATTTTCGGAATGTTGAGTTTGTCGAATCTTAACCTCTGTTACAATCATTTGGAGGGAAACATTCCTAAAGATGGCATTTTCGAATTCAACTCTTGTAATTCATATGATTTGAGCATTAACCAAGGTCGATGTGGTAATTTCCAAGGTTTTAAACCATGTAATGTATCACTAAGTGAACATAATGGTAATGGAAATGACAAGAAAAAAGTTGTGATTCCAATTGGTGCTTCTTTAGTAGGTGCACTTTTACTTTCATTGGTATTTGTTGACATATTTTTCTTATGCTATAAGAAAAAAGCAAGAATGTCAAGGCTAAAAGAGTCTTCATTTAAGATAACAAATTCATTTTCAGTTCGGTACTTCAATGGAAAAGTTGTATACAATGACATAATTGAAGCTACAAACAATTTTGACAACAAGTATTGCATCGGTGAAGGAGCATTTGGAAATGTTTACAAAGCAGAATTGAGAGGGGGCCAAATATTTGcaatgaaaattttgaaaagtggATAG